A window of the Gammaproteobacteria bacterium genome harbors these coding sequences:
- a CDS encoding CBS domain-containing protein: MRENVTFVDGRIDVMEAMRIMKRVGATSLMVEKRNEADEYGMLLFSDIAKQVIAKDRAPERVNVYEIMAKPVISVRPEMNVRYCARLFERCGISHAPVMDQQKVVGIVSYYLLVLGTLDLD, from the coding sequence ATGCGCGAGAACGTCACGTTCGTGGACGGGCGCATCGACGTGATGGAGGCCATGCGCATCATGAAGCGCGTCGGCGCAACGAGCCTGATGGTCGAGAAGCGCAACGAAGCCGACGAGTACGGCATGCTGCTTTTCTCCGACATCGCGAAGCAAGTCATCGCGAAGGACCGGGCGCCGGAGCGAGTCAACGTCTACGAGATCATGGCCAAGCCCGTGATCTCGGTGCGGCCCGAGATGAACGTGCGCTACTGCGCGCGGCTGTTCGAGCGCTGCGGAATCAGCCACGCGCCGGTCATGGACCAGCAGAAGGTGGTCGGCATCGTGAGCTATTACCTACTGGTGCTCGGCACGTTGGATCTCGACTGA
- the uvrA gene encoding excinuclease ABC subunit UvrA, whose translation MKAYAPTAGADAIRVRGARQNNLRDLDLDLPLGELIVVTGVSGSGKSSLAFDTVYSEGQRRYVETFSPYARQFLDRMDKPKADAIEGIPPAIAIDQTNPVRTSRSTVGTMTELNDHLKLLFARAAVLYCECCGRPVRRDTPETVWEELERRFLAAGETPRIAITFPVAVPTSFSAEEVEGYLARQGYTRIAERSRERVEVVQDRLVLRADNRSRAVEDLEAALRHGAGRVAVRLLDDPDAVLRFSSALHCADCDRAYANPIPNSFSFNSPVGACDTCRGFGRTIGIDYRLAIPDPTKTLAEGAVKPFQSRSYGECQDDLIRFAKKRGIRVNVPWADLTPEEQDWVIEGEGSWSERKWYGLKRFFAWLEGRAYKMHIRVLLSKYRSYDLCPACRGARLKPESLLWRIGSLEDARSVVDPAARFRPGNLQVDDETFAALPGLTIHDVMMLPLDRALAFFERLRGDRKKVSDTFFRGKRCQTPFSETPFSAVELVLDEILTRLAYLNEVGLGYLTLDRQSRTLSGGEVQRINLTTALGTSLVNTLFVLDEPSIGLHARDMRRVIGVLEKLRDAGNTLLVVEHDGEVMRAADRIVDLGPGPGRAGGRVVFDGPPERLIGEGATLTAEYLRGERRIGAERRHRPVGEDQDWLVVEGAAEHNLKEIDVRIPLGRLVCISGVSGSGKSTLVEDVLYRALAKLKGRVQEQPGKHRRIAGADAVDDVVLVDQSPIGKTTRSNPASFVGALEPIRKLFAAEPLARECRYTPGTFSFNSGNGRCPVCSGNGFEHVEMQFLSDVYLRCGECDGKRYRPEVLEVKLARPGAANVKASGQSIADVLEMTVAEAVEFFAHAPEVVKRLEPLVAVGLEYVALGQPVPTLSGGEAQRLKLASHLAGARNGFRRTSPTLFLFDEPTTGLHFADVAKLLGALEQLLDEGHSVVLVEHHLDLIDVADWVIDLGPEGGDAGGEVVACGTPDDILRVPESRTGQMLERYRAERARLERGRKRGRRADRVAESAAAPVSPRAVGADSQAPRAAAAKAMRRTRTAAAAAGEGVAPSARASAGNGAESIEIVHAREHNLKNVDVTVPRDKLTVITGVSGSGKSTVAFDILFAEGQRRYLESLNAYARQFVEPASRADVDAVYGIPPTVAIEQRTSRGGRKSTVATLTEIHHFLRLLFVKLGVQRCPDCDVEINAQTSEQIVAKLATKYRGKRIRLLAPLVIGRKGYYTDLAEWARNKGYRTLRVDGTDVPTDAWPRLDRFKEHDIELPVAELAVAPKTGAELEQAVEAALRLGRGMVRIVSARANRDGRGPAGELYSTERACPSCGRSFEPLDPRMFSYNSRRGWCEACYGTGLATVAGEDESDEPWLGDGANGGSAARRTSSGKRRRGARGRSRSNGLEDAEPETCGVCGGRRLNPEAEAVYFRGLSISDFGAMSISRALAYFKRLKLLGREREIARDVLPELVNRLEFLNLVGLGYLTLDRGAPTLSGGEAQRIRLASQLGSNLRGVCYILDEPTIGLHPRDNGLLLDTVAALSAKGNTVVVVEHDEETIRRAEHVIDLGPGAGTHGGEVVAHGSLQDLLAAPRSVTGRVLAAPPRHPIMPRRPTDVPRIAARSALRNGSRGAAARRGTGSRKAAGREASAENGDVLVIRGARRHNLKGIDVAIPLERLVCVTGVSGSGKSTLVRHVLRDNLKRLLAARGARGGKTVPLVGCDAIEGAGRIDRVLEVDQTPIGKTPRSCPATYVGLWDDVRRLFAQTTEAALRGYDAGRFSFNVAGGRCEACEGQGLKKIEMSFLPDVRVPCERCNGARFNTETLDVTYRGKNIGEVLAMTVDEAAEFFDAHPKIRHALALLSDVGLGYLTLGQPSPTLSGGEAQRVKLVTELAKARRDAGRMRASGEHVLYVLDEPTIGLHIADVEKLTRVLHRLVDAGHSVVVIEHNLDVLAEADWLIDLGPEGGDGGGRVVAQGPPEQVAARRSRSHTAKALKAFLEGRAAA comes from the coding sequence ATGAAAGCCTACGCACCGACGGCCGGCGCCGACGCGATCCGCGTCCGCGGCGCACGGCAGAACAACCTGCGCGACCTCGATCTGGACCTGCCGCTCGGCGAGCTGATCGTCGTGACCGGAGTCAGCGGGTCCGGAAAGTCGTCGCTCGCGTTCGACACGGTGTACTCCGAGGGTCAGCGCCGGTACGTCGAGACGTTCTCGCCGTATGCCCGCCAGTTCCTCGACCGGATGGACAAGCCGAAGGCCGACGCGATCGAGGGCATTCCGCCCGCGATCGCCATCGACCAGACGAACCCGGTCCGGACGTCGCGCTCGACCGTCGGCACGATGACGGAGCTCAACGATCACCTGAAGCTGCTTTTCGCCCGGGCGGCGGTGCTTTACTGCGAATGCTGCGGCCGGCCCGTGAGGCGCGACACGCCCGAGACGGTCTGGGAGGAGCTCGAGCGGCGCTTCCTCGCCGCCGGCGAGACGCCGCGCATCGCGATCACGTTTCCGGTCGCGGTTCCAACGAGCTTCAGCGCCGAGGAGGTCGAGGGCTACCTCGCCCGCCAGGGCTATACGCGGATCGCGGAGCGCTCGCGCGAGCGCGTCGAGGTCGTGCAGGACCGGCTCGTGCTCAGGGCCGACAACCGGTCGCGCGCGGTGGAGGACCTCGAGGCGGCGCTGCGGCACGGCGCGGGCCGGGTCGCCGTGCGCCTGCTCGACGACCCGGACGCCGTGCTGCGCTTCTCGTCGGCGCTTCACTGCGCGGACTGCGACCGCGCGTATGCCAACCCGATCCCGAACAGCTTCTCGTTCAACTCGCCGGTCGGCGCCTGCGACACTTGCCGCGGCTTCGGCCGCACGATCGGCATCGACTATCGGCTCGCGATCCCGGACCCGACGAAGACTCTGGCGGAAGGCGCCGTCAAGCCGTTTCAGAGCCGCAGCTACGGCGAGTGCCAGGACGACCTGATCCGCTTCGCGAAGAAGCGCGGCATCCGCGTGAACGTCCCGTGGGCGGATCTCACGCCCGAGGAGCAGGACTGGGTCATCGAAGGGGAGGGCTCATGGAGCGAGCGCAAGTGGTACGGCCTCAAGCGCTTCTTCGCATGGCTCGAGGGGCGCGCGTACAAGATGCACATCCGCGTGCTGCTCTCGAAGTACCGCTCGTACGATCTCTGCCCGGCCTGCCGGGGCGCGCGCCTGAAGCCGGAATCGCTGCTGTGGCGGATCGGCTCGCTCGAGGACGCGCGCTCAGTCGTGGACCCCGCGGCCCGCTTCCGTCCCGGCAACCTGCAGGTCGACGACGAGACGTTCGCCGCGCTCCCCGGTCTCACGATCCACGACGTGATGATGCTGCCGCTCGACCGCGCGCTCGCGTTCTTCGAGCGCCTGCGCGGCGACCGAAAAAAGGTGTCAGACACCTTTTTCCGCGGAAAAAGGTGTCAGACACCTTTTTCCGAGACGCCTTTTTCCGCCGTCGAGCTGGTCCTGGACGAAATCCTCACCCGCCTCGCGTACCTGAACGAGGTCGGCCTCGGCTACCTCACGCTCGACCGGCAATCGCGCACGCTCTCGGGCGGCGAGGTGCAGCGCATCAACCTGACGACCGCGCTCGGCACGTCGCTCGTGAACACGCTCTTCGTGCTCGACGAGCCGAGCATCGGTCTCCACGCGCGCGACATGCGGCGCGTGATCGGCGTGCTCGAGAAGCTGCGCGACGCCGGCAACACGCTGCTCGTCGTCGAGCACGACGGCGAGGTCATGCGCGCGGCGGATCGGATCGTCGACCTCGGGCCCGGGCCGGGGCGCGCCGGCGGCCGTGTCGTCTTCGACGGCCCGCCCGAGCGCCTGATAGGCGAGGGCGCCACGCTCACGGCCGAGTACCTGCGCGGCGAGCGGCGGATCGGCGCGGAGCGGCGCCACCGCCCCGTGGGTGAGGATCAGGACTGGCTCGTCGTCGAAGGCGCGGCCGAGCACAATCTCAAGGAGATCGACGTCCGCATTCCGCTGGGACGCCTGGTCTGCATCAGCGGCGTCAGCGGCTCGGGGAAGTCGACGCTCGTCGAGGACGTCCTCTACCGGGCGCTCGCGAAGCTCAAGGGCCGCGTGCAGGAGCAGCCGGGCAAGCACCGTCGAATCGCCGGCGCGGACGCCGTCGACGACGTCGTGCTCGTCGATCAGTCGCCGATCGGCAAGACCACGCGCTCGAACCCCGCAAGCTTCGTCGGCGCGCTCGAGCCGATCCGCAAGCTCTTCGCGGCGGAGCCGCTCGCCCGCGAGTGCCGCTACACCCCCGGCACGTTCAGCTTCAATTCCGGCAACGGGCGCTGCCCGGTCTGCTCGGGCAACGGGTTCGAGCACGTCGAGATGCAGTTCCTGAGCGACGTGTATTTGCGATGCGGCGAATGCGACGGCAAGCGCTACCGGCCGGAAGTGCTCGAGGTGAAGCTCGCGCGGCCGGGCGCGGCAAACGTCAAGGCTTCCGGACAGTCGATCGCCGACGTGCTCGAGATGACCGTCGCCGAGGCGGTCGAGTTCTTCGCGCACGCGCCGGAGGTCGTCAAGCGCCTCGAGCCGCTGGTCGCGGTCGGCCTCGAATACGTCGCGCTCGGGCAGCCGGTGCCGACCTTGTCGGGCGGCGAGGCGCAGCGCCTGAAGCTCGCGAGCCATCTGGCCGGCGCCCGCAACGGCTTCCGGCGCACGTCGCCGACGTTGTTCCTGTTCGACGAGCCGACGACCGGGCTCCACTTCGCCGACGTCGCGAAGCTCCTCGGCGCGCTCGAGCAACTGCTCGACGAGGGCCATTCCGTCGTGCTGGTCGAGCATCACCTCGATCTGATCGATGTCGCCGATTGGGTGATCGACCTGGGGCCGGAAGGCGGCGACGCGGGCGGCGAGGTCGTCGCGTGCGGCACGCCGGACGACATCCTTCGCGTGCCGGAGAGCCGCACGGGGCAGATGCTCGAACGGTATCGAGCCGAGCGCGCGCGTCTCGAGCGCGGGCGCAAGCGCGGCCGCCGTGCCGATCGTGTCGCCGAGTCTGCTGCCGCTCCGGTCTCGCCCCGCGCCGTCGGCGCAGACTCGCAAGCGCCCCGCGCCGCGGCGGCGAAGGCGATGCGGCGGACGCGGACGGCTGCGGCGGCAGCCGGCGAAGGCGTGGCGCCGTCCGCGAGGGCGTCAGCCGGCAACGGCGCCGAGTCGATCGAAATCGTCCATGCGCGCGAGCACAACTTGAAGAACGTCGACGTCACGGTTCCGCGCGACAAGCTCACCGTGATCACCGGCGTGAGCGGCAGCGGCAAGAGCACCGTCGCGTTCGACATCCTGTTCGCCGAGGGACAGCGCCGCTACCTCGAGTCGTTGAACGCGTACGCGCGGCAGTTCGTCGAGCCTGCGTCCCGCGCGGACGTCGATGCCGTCTACGGCATACCGCCGACTGTCGCGATCGAGCAGCGGACGAGCCGCGGCGGGCGGAAGAGCACCGTCGCGACCCTTACCGAGATTCATCACTTCCTGCGCCTGCTGTTCGTGAAGCTCGGCGTGCAGCGCTGCCCGGACTGCGACGTCGAGATCAACGCGCAGACCTCCGAGCAGATCGTCGCGAAGCTCGCGACGAAGTACCGCGGAAAGCGCATCCGCTTACTCGCGCCGCTCGTGATCGGCCGCAAGGGCTACTACACGGACCTCGCCGAGTGGGCGCGCAACAAGGGCTATCGGACCTTGCGCGTCGACGGCACGGACGTGCCGACGGATGCGTGGCCGCGCCTCGACCGCTTCAAGGAGCACGACATCGAGCTGCCGGTCGCGGAGCTCGCCGTCGCGCCGAAGACGGGGGCGGAGCTCGAGCAGGCGGTCGAGGCCGCGCTTCGGCTCGGACGCGGCATGGTGCGGATCGTTTCGGCCCGCGCGAACCGCGACGGCCGCGGCCCGGCCGGCGAGCTCTACTCGACCGAGCGCGCTTGCCCGAGCTGCGGTCGGAGCTTCGAGCCGCTCGACCCGCGGATGTTCTCGTACAACTCGCGCCGCGGGTGGTGCGAGGCATGCTACGGCACCGGGCTCGCGACGGTCGCGGGCGAGGACGAGAGCGATGAGCCGTGGCTCGGCGACGGCGCGAACGGCGGCTCGGCCGCACGCCGCACGTCGAGCGGGAAGCGCCGCCGCGGCGCTCGCGGCCGCAGCAGAAGCAACGGTCTCGAGGACGCCGAGCCCGAGACGTGCGGCGTCTGCGGCGGCAGGCGCCTGAACCCGGAAGCGGAGGCGGTCTATTTTCGCGGCCTCTCGATCTCGGATTTCGGCGCGATGTCGATCTCGCGCGCGCTCGCGTACTTCAAGCGACTCAAGCTCCTGGGGCGCGAGCGCGAGATCGCGCGCGACGTGCTGCCGGAGCTCGTGAACCGGCTCGAATTCTTGAACCTCGTCGGGCTCGGCTATCTGACGCTCGACCGCGGCGCGCCGACGCTCTCGGGCGGCGAGGCGCAGCGGATCCGTCTTGCATCGCAGCTCGGCTCGAACCTGCGCGGCGTCTGCTACATCCTCGACGAGCCGACGATCGGCCTCCATCCGCGCGACAACGGCCTGCTGCTCGACACGGTCGCCGCGCTCTCGGCGAAAGGCAACACCGTCGTCGTCGTCGAGCACGACGAGGAAACCATCCGCCGTGCCGAGCACGTGATCGACTTGGGCCCGGGCGCCGGGACGCACGGCGGCGAGGTCGTCGCGCACGGCTCGCTGCAGGATCTGCTCGCCGCGCCGCGCTCGGTGACGGGGCGGGTGCTCGCGGCGCCGCCGCGGCATCCGATCATGCCCAGGCGGCCGACCGACGTGCCGCGGATCGCGGCACGATCCGCGCTCCGCAACGGCAGCCGCGGCGCGGCTGCGCGGCGAGGCACGGGATCGCGAAAGGCCGCTGGTCGAGAGGCGAGCGCGGAGAACGGCGACGTCCTCGTGATCCGCGGTGCGCGGCGCCACAACTTGAAAGGGATCGACGTTGCGATACCGCTCGAGCGGCTCGTCTGCGTGACCGGCGTCAGCGGCAGCGGCAAGAGCACGCTCGTCCGGCACGTATTGCGCGATAACCTGAAGCGCCTACTCGCGGCGCGCGGCGCGCGCGGCGGCAAAACCGTGCCGCTCGTCGGGTGCGATGCGATCGAAGGCGCGGGGCGGATCGACCGCGTGCTCGAGGTCGACCAGACGCCGATCGGCAAGACGCCGAGGTCGTGCCCCGCGACGTACGTCGGCCTCTGGGACGACGTGCGCCGGCTTTTCGCCCAGACGACGGAGGCGGCGCTGCGCGGCTACGACGCGGGCCGCTTCTCGTTCAACGTGGCCGGCGGCCGCTGCGAAGCGTGCGAAGGGCAGGGCTTGAAGAAGATCGAGATGAGCTTCCTGCCCGACGTGCGCGTGCCGTGCGAGCGCTGCAACGGCGCGCGCTTCAATACCGAGACGCTCGACGTGACCTATCGCGGCAAGAACATCGGCGAGGTGCTCGCGATGACCGTCGACGAGGCGGCGGAGTTCTTCGACGCGCATCCGAAGATTCGGCACGCGCTCGCGCTGCTCAGCGACGTCGGCCTCGGGTACCTCACGCTCGGCCAGCCGAGCCCGACGCTCTCGGGCGGCGAGGCGCAGCGCGTGAAGCTCGTGACGGAGCTCGCGAAGGCACGGCGTGACGCCGGCAGAATGCGCGCGTCCGGCGAGCACGTGCTTTATGTGCTCGACGAGCCGACGATCGGGTTGCACATCGCGGACGTGGAGAAGCTGACACGCGTGCTGCACCGGCTCGTCGATGCCGGTCACAGCGTGGTCGTGATCGAGCACAACCTCGACGTGCTCGCCGAGGCGGACTGGCTGATCGACTTGGGACCCGAAGGCGGCGACGGGGGCGGGCGCGTCGTCGCGCAGGGGCCGCCGGAGCAGGTCGCTGCGCGGCGATCGAGGTCGCATACGGCGAAAGCCTTGAAGGCATTCTTGGAAGGCCGCGCCGCCGCTTGA
- a CDS encoding cobalamin-independent methionine synthase II family protein produces MQRSTARILTTHVGSLPAPADLDTDEKRAAAVAEVVRKQREIGIDIINEGEYTKGGDWLSYADYRFGGFSERPRKDGKPLIHQGKDREEFAEFYRYATERGTLFYAPGEQIKPRRPNWVCTGPITYEAHDALRREIETLKAYEGPNELFLTSTAPASLEVYRENEYYATDEEYLEALAEALRVEYEAIVGAGLILQIDDAWLPALWDRIGIQIGLEAFRKRCAVRIEALNHALRSVPEDRVRYHLCWGSWHGPHAYDIELIHLVDLLLNVKAQAYLIEGANARHEHEYVVWESIKLPDGKILIPGVISHATDVIEHPELVSQRICRFAERVGRENVIAGADCGFGGRSHPQIAWAKLDSLVEGAALASNALGY; encoded by the coding sequence ATGCAGCGCAGCACGGCAAGAATCCTCACCACGCACGTGGGCAGCCTGCCCGCACCGGCCGATCTCGACACCGACGAGAAACGCGCGGCCGCCGTCGCCGAAGTCGTGCGCAAGCAGCGCGAGATCGGCATCGACATCATCAACGAAGGCGAGTACACGAAGGGCGGCGACTGGCTCTCCTACGCCGACTACCGCTTCGGCGGTTTCTCGGAACGGCCGCGAAAAGACGGCAAGCCGCTGATCCACCAAGGCAAGGACCGCGAGGAGTTCGCCGAGTTCTATCGCTATGCCACCGAGCGCGGGACCCTCTTCTACGCACCCGGCGAGCAGATCAAGCCGAGACGACCGAACTGGGTCTGCACGGGCCCGATCACGTACGAAGCGCACGACGCGCTCCGCCGGGAGATCGAGACGCTGAAGGCCTACGAAGGCCCGAACGAGCTGTTCTTGACCTCGACGGCGCCCGCGAGCCTCGAGGTGTATCGCGAGAACGAATACTACGCCACCGACGAGGAGTACCTGGAGGCGCTGGCGGAGGCGCTCCGCGTCGAGTACGAGGCGATCGTCGGCGCAGGGCTGATCCTGCAGATCGACGACGCGTGGCTGCCGGCCTTGTGGGACCGGATCGGCATCCAGATCGGCCTCGAGGCATTCCGCAAGCGCTGCGCGGTTCGGATCGAAGCGCTGAACCACGCGCTCCGCAGCGTCCCCGAGGATCGCGTCCGCTATCACCTGTGCTGGGGAAGCTGGCACGGTCCGCATGCGTACGATATCGAGCTGATCCACCTCGTCGACCTGCTGTTGAACGTGAAGGCGCAGGCGTATCTGATCGAGGGCGCGAACGCCCGTCACGAGCATGAGTACGTCGTCTGGGAAAGCATCAAGCTGCCGGACGGCAAGATTCTGATCCCGGGCGTGATCTCCCACGCCACCGACGTCATCGAGCATCCGGAGCTCGTGTCGCAACGGATCTGCCGCTTCGCGGAGCGAGTCGGCCGCGAGAACGTGATCGCGGGCGCGGACTGCGGCTTCGGCGGCCGCTCGCACCCGCAGATCGCATGGGCGAAGCTCGACTCGCTCGTCGAAGGTGCGGCGCTCGCGAGCAACGCGCTCGGGTACTGA
- the pyrB gene encoding aspartate carbamoyltransferase: protein MTAGESTELFHVIDPRTFERPLLDQLCDLATAVRRIAKSREGAAFLQQLLPDRRAMLYFTQPSTRTFLSFNNACHILGMRTSEIRDPSTSSEVKGESFEDSIRTFSSYVDVIIMRTREPGRAAQAARLMDSIPRPIPVINAGSGRDQHPTQALLDIYTLERSFSERGGIDGKVIGLMGDLKRGRTVRSLCYLMKNYRGVRLVFIAPSAFAMESDVKEHLAEHQIPFVETERLEDVLPELDALYVTRMQSEWDVTDESRAVDLSRYSVGPKQLELLKPEAIIMHPLPRGAEIDTAVDADPRAMYWRQERNGMWMRVAVLLKIFRLDGRFRELDPSAFPADSQPA from the coding sequence GTGACGGCGGGCGAAAGCACGGAGCTCTTCCACGTAATCGACCCGCGGACTTTCGAGCGGCCCCTGCTCGACCAGCTCTGCGACCTTGCCACGGCCGTGCGCCGCATCGCGAAGTCGCGCGAGGGGGCGGCGTTTCTCCAGCAGCTCTTGCCCGACCGCCGGGCGATGCTCTACTTCACGCAGCCGTCGACGCGCACGTTTCTGTCCTTCAACAACGCCTGCCATATCCTCGGCATGCGCACGAGCGAGATTCGCGATCCCTCGACCTCGTCGGAGGTGAAAGGGGAGAGCTTCGAGGACAGCATTCGAACCTTCAGCTCCTACGTCGACGTCATCATCATGCGCACTCGCGAGCCGGGGCGCGCGGCGCAGGCCGCCCGACTGATGGACTCGATTCCGCGCCCGATCCCCGTGATCAACGCCGGCAGCGGCCGGGACCAGCACCCGACGCAGGCGCTGCTCGACATCTACACGCTCGAGCGAAGCTTCTCCGAGCGCGGCGGCATCGACGGCAAGGTGATCGGCCTGATGGGCGACCTGAAACGCGGCCGAACGGTGCGCTCTCTGTGCTATCTGATGAAGAACTACCGCGGCGTCCGCCTGGTCTTCATCGCGCCGAGCGCGTTCGCGATGGAGAGCGACGTGAAGGAGCATTTGGCCGAGCACCAAATTCCTTTCGTCGAGACGGAGCGCCTCGAGGACGTGCTTCCGGAGCTCGACGCGCTTTACGTGACCCGCATGCAGTCGGAGTGGGACGTCACCGACGAGTCGCGCGCGGTCGACCTCAGCCGCTACAGCGTCGGCCCGAAGCAGCTCGAGCTGTTGAAGCCCGAGGCGATCATCATGCACCCGCTGCCGAGGGGGGCCGAGATCGACACGGCCGTCGACGCCGATCCCCGGGCGATGTACTGGCGCCAGGAGCGAAACGGCATGTGGATGCGCGTCGCCGTGCTCCTGAAGATCTTTCGCCTGGACGGCCGTTTTCGGGAGCTCGACCCGAGCGCCTTTCCCGCGGACTCCCAGCCGGCCTGA
- a CDS encoding amidase family protein codes for ASVEAAFERWLAMLRGAGAELVDPIALRLPSEFRAAELEVLLHEFKAGIDRYLAAVEDGPRSLDALIAFNEEHAAEVMPFFGQDVFLMAQTRGGLDAPAYREALRAGRDLLRSRLERLFGTRQLDALVAPANAPAWTTDHARGDVVALSSSSIAAVSGYPSIVVPAGLVGGLPVGMALIGEPYREGRLVEIAAVFERLRGPMPAPAFLPTLGSEASRAAD; via the coding sequence GCGAGCGTCGAGGCGGCCTTCGAGCGCTGGCTCGCGATGCTTCGCGGCGCCGGGGCTGAGCTCGTCGATCCGATCGCGCTCCGGCTCCCTTCGGAGTTCCGAGCGGCCGAGCTCGAAGTTCTCCTCCACGAGTTCAAGGCGGGAATCGATCGCTACCTTGCGGCCGTCGAGGACGGGCCGCGCTCGCTCGACGCGCTGATCGCGTTCAACGAGGAGCATGCGGCCGAGGTGATGCCGTTTTTCGGCCAGGACGTCTTCCTGATGGCGCAGACGCGCGGCGGGCTCGACGCCCCGGCATACCGTGAAGCGCTCCGGGCCGGTCGGGACCTGCTCCGCAGCCGGCTCGAGCGGCTTTTCGGCACGCGGCAGCTCGACGCGCTCGTCGCGCCGGCAAACGCGCCGGCATGGACGACCGATCATGCCCGCGGCGACGTGGTCGCGCTCTCGAGCAGCAGCATCGCGGCCGTGTCCGGGTACCCGAGCATCGTCGTGCCCGCCGGTCTCGTGGGCGGGCTGCCGGTCGGGATGGCCTTGATCGGCGAGCCTTACCGCGAGGGGAGGTTGGTCGAGATCGCTGCCGTCTTCGAGCGGCTGAGGGGGCCGATGCCGGCGCCTGCGTTCCTGCCGACCCTCGGAAGCGAAGCTTCCCGCGCGGCCGATTGA